In Fimbriiglobus ruber, a genomic segment contains:
- a CDS encoding DUF3566 domain-containing protein: MIRFPCPGCGATFTVDDSKGGRSGKCPKCQGPFTIPMPGAQAPAPAPAADPNEPVEIAPCPGCQMRLTVAASNLGMNVECPGCKTVFQAARASAAVTAPPQPAPAESGFADLGSAEEEPTEGRRGSKRGDKGRPSKRKSSPREDDADAPAGDEQDGPPEPSGPVRYTVIRKIGVLSAGKMSGAVFAVFSLIVGIFAALVIILMTLIMGSSYTSGFGMACGSVIMLPVTNGISGFISGCLYAVLYNTFAKMVGGIEVELAEK; this comes from the coding sequence ATGATTCGGTTCCCTTGTCCCGGCTGCGGCGCGACGTTCACGGTGGACGACAGTAAAGGCGGCCGGTCCGGCAAGTGCCCGAAATGTCAGGGGCCGTTCACGATTCCCATGCCGGGTGCCCAGGCGCCCGCCCCCGCGCCGGCGGCGGACCCGAACGAACCGGTCGAGATCGCCCCGTGCCCCGGGTGCCAGATGCGGCTGACCGTGGCCGCGTCGAACCTCGGCATGAACGTCGAGTGCCCGGGCTGCAAGACGGTGTTCCAGGCGGCCCGCGCGTCGGCCGCGGTAACGGCTCCGCCCCAACCGGCCCCCGCCGAGTCCGGGTTTGCCGACCTGGGCAGCGCCGAGGAGGAACCGACCGAAGGGCGCCGGGGCAGCAAAAGGGGCGACAAGGGGCGCCCGTCCAAGCGGAAGTCATCCCCGCGGGAAGACGACGCGGACGCCCCCGCGGGCGACGAACAAGACGGGCCGCCGGAACCGAGCGGGCCGGTGCGGTACACCGTCATTCGCAAGATCGGCGTACTCTCGGCCGGGAAGATGTCCGGTGCGGTTTTTGCGGTTTTCTCCCTGATTGTGGGCATCTTCGCCGCCCTCGTCATCATCCTGATGACGCTGATTATGGGTTCCAGTTACACGTCCGGATTCGGGATGGCATGCGGGAGCGTGATTATGCTCCCGGTTACCAACGGGATTTCCGGATTTATTTCCGGGTGTCTTTACGCGGTCCTTTACAACACCTTTGCCAAAATGGTCGGCGGCATCGAAGTCGAACTCGCCGAGAAATAA
- a CDS encoding NINE protein: MISFSCPGCAATYTVDNGRAGKSGKCPKCQSQFVIPAAEGGGSAPAPAANPNEPVEIAPCPKCQARLSVAASDIGVDVECPYCKSVYKAVRPGSGPAPSSESKARDRAPGRGRDADEDADDRPKGRSKRQTEDDEDRPSRRRRDEDDDEDRPSRRRQDEDDEDQPKSKRRRDDDDRPSRRRQDEDDDRPSRRRQDEDDEDRPRKRKSGRRGGEESKRVTAAILALLLGGYGVHKFYLGYTNAGIIQLVITLFTCVGGIIGLIEGIIYLTKSDDDFIETYQIGQKEWF; encoded by the coding sequence ATGATCAGTTTTTCGTGCCCCGGTTGCGCGGCAACGTACACGGTCGACAACGGCAGGGCTGGCAAGAGTGGGAAGTGCCCCAAGTGCCAGTCCCAATTCGTCATCCCCGCGGCCGAGGGCGGCGGGTCCGCGCCCGCCCCGGCGGCCAATCCGAACGAACCGGTGGAGATCGCCCCGTGCCCGAAGTGCCAGGCCCGGCTGTCGGTGGCCGCGTCGGACATCGGGGTCGACGTCGAGTGCCCGTACTGTAAGTCGGTCTACAAGGCCGTTCGCCCCGGGAGTGGCCCCGCCCCGAGTTCTGAGTCGAAAGCACGCGACAGGGCACCCGGCCGCGGGCGCGATGCGGATGAAGACGCGGACGACCGCCCGAAGGGCCGGAGCAAGCGGCAGACCGAGGACGACGAAGACCGGCCTAGCCGGCGACGGCGGGATGAGGACGACGACGAAGATCGGCCGAGTCGGCGACGGCAGGACGAGGACGACGAAGACCAGCCCAAGAGCAAGCGACGGCGGGACGATGACGACCGGCCCAGCCGGCGACGGCAGGACGAGGACGACGACCGGCCCAGCCGGCGACGGCAGGACGAGGACGACGAAGATCGCCCGCGCAAGCGAAAATCCGGGCGGCGTGGGGGCGAAGAGAGCAAGCGCGTGACGGCGGCGATTCTGGCCCTCCTCCTGGGTGGTTACGGCGTCCACAAATTTTACCTGGGTTACACCAACGCCGGCATTATCCAGTTGGTCATCACGCTCTTTACCTGCGTGGGCGGGATCATCGGCTTGATCGAGGGTATTATCTATTTGACGAAATCGGACGACGACTTCATCGAGACTTATCAAATAGGCCAGAAAGAGTGGTTTTGA
- a CDS encoding MJ0042-type zinc finger domain-containing protein encodes MIRFSCPGCAATYTVDDSKAGKTGKCPKCQSQFVIPMPEGDAAPASAPPPPPPAPNPSEPVEIAPCPKCQARLSVAASDLGVDVECPYCKSVYKAVRPGSGPAPVPPPKAPDRRRDEDDEDRPQGRRKRRDDDEEEDRPKSKRRRDEDDEDDERPSRKRREDDEDDRPSRKGQDDDADDERPSRKRREDDEDDDRPRKKKRRRGGNYEPHRGVLILVLGILSFVLCGIFTAIPAWIMGKADLQKMDEGIMDPEGRSMTNIGKILGMISCILTLVVMGFYCVIFVIALAAGGGGR; translated from the coding sequence ATGATCCGTTTTTCCTGTCCCGGGTGTGCGGCGACGTACACGGTGGATGACAGCAAAGCTGGCAAGACGGGGAAGTGCCCCAAGTGCCAGTCCCAGTTCGTCATCCCCATGCCCGAGGGCGATGCCGCGCCGGCGTCCGCACCACCCCCGCCGCCTCCGGCACCCAACCCGAGCGAGCCGGTGGAGATTGCCCCGTGCCCGAAGTGCCAGGCCCGGTTGTCGGTGGCCGCGTCGGACCTCGGGGTTGACGTCGAGTGCCCGTACTGTAAGTCGGTCTACAAGGCCGTCCGCCCCGGGAGCGGTCCCGCCCCGGTTCCTCCGCCCAAGGCGCCCGACCGGCGGCGGGACGAGGACGACGAAGACCGCCCTCAGGGCCGGCGCAAGCGGCGGGACGACGACGAGGAAGAAGACCGGCCCAAGAGCAAACGACGGCGGGACGAGGACGACGAAGACGACGAGCGGCCCAGCCGCAAGCGGCGGGAGGACGACGAAGACGACCGACCCAGCCGCAAAGGTCAGGACGACGACGCGGACGACGAGCGGCCCAGCCGCAAGCGGCGGGAGGACGACGAGGACGACGATCGACCCCGGAAGAAAAAACGTCGACGTGGGGGGAATTACGAACCGCACCGTGGCGTGTTGATCCTGGTTCTGGGTATTTTGAGCTTTGTCCTCTGCGGCATTTTCACCGCGATTCCCGCTTGGATCATGGGGAAAGCCGACCTCCAGAAAATGGACGAAGGGATCATGGACCCGGAAGGCCGGAGTATGACTAACATTGGCAAGATTCTTGGAATGATATCTTGCATTTTAACTCTTGTGGTTATGGGCTTTTATTGCGTGATTTTCGTCATCGCGCTCGCCGCGGGCGGGGGTGGACGCTAG
- a CDS encoding metallophosphoesterase family protein, producing the protein MKAIISDIHSNLEAFQAVLADIKSQGITDIYCLGDVVGYGPNPRECIDLVMDCKLVLMGNHDQGAMFDPDGFNAPAERAIFWTRSQLESGGDPKPLREKRWEYLAERPRSHRENGYLFVHGSARNPLNEYVFPEDVYNHRKMERIFSLVEKYCFQGHTHVPGIFTENLQFLSPEDLNGLYKLDGRKTLCNVGSVGQPRDGNWRACYVVLDNDTIKFRRVDYDVDKTIKKIYDIPDLENFLGDRLREGR; encoded by the coding sequence GTGAAGGCGATCATCAGCGACATCCACAGCAACTTGGAAGCCTTCCAGGCCGTGCTGGCGGACATCAAAAGCCAAGGCATCACCGACATCTACTGCCTCGGCGACGTGGTCGGGTACGGTCCCAACCCCCGCGAGTGCATCGATTTGGTGATGGACTGCAAACTGGTCCTGATGGGCAACCACGACCAGGGGGCGATGTTCGACCCGGACGGGTTCAACGCGCCCGCCGAGCGCGCCATCTTCTGGACCCGCTCCCAACTGGAGTCCGGCGGCGACCCCAAACCGCTCCGCGAGAAGCGGTGGGAGTACCTCGCCGAGCGGCCGCGGTCGCACCGGGAGAACGGCTACCTGTTCGTCCACGGGTCGGCCCGCAACCCGCTGAACGAGTACGTTTTCCCGGAAGACGTGTACAACCACCGGAAAATGGAGCGGATTTTTTCGCTGGTCGAAAAGTACTGCTTCCAGGGCCACACGCACGTCCCCGGCATCTTCACCGAGAACCTCCAGTTCCTGAGCCCCGAAGACCTGAACGGCCTCTACAAACTCGACGGCCGGAAGACGTTGTGCAACGTCGGCTCGGTCGGCCAACCGCGGGACGGCAACTGGCGCGCGTGCTACGTCGTCCTGGACAACGACACGATCAAGTTCCGCCGGGTCGATTACGACGTCGACAAGACGATCAAGAAAATCTACGACATCCCGGACCTGGAAAACTTCCTCGGCGACCGCCTCCGCGAGGGACGGTAG
- a CDS encoding sigma-70 family RNA polymerase sigma factor, protein MPEHLIRLLYARAAPGNEVTDAELLARVVGGTDGGAFELLVRRHAGLVWRVCRGTARDHHAAEDAFQATFWALARNAGAVREGASVAGWLCRVAYRVALKARSRGTLAPLTFDPPGQYADPAAAADSGEVAPILYAELDRLPDKYRVPVVLCHLHGFTQVAAAGQLGVPVGTVATRVRRGLDRLRAGLARRGITAPLGVALTVSIADAAALPDLVSMLCRAGHPPADILTLSEGVVAAMNPLKWKPAAAVLGAVVAIGIGIAFAADPRPADEKPTAADKPAARPADEPAAFGPADYAARHVALANLKKIGLALFDYHDEHDAFPDDIRDKNGRPLLSWRVAILPYLGQHFLYKQFKLDEPWDGPHNKKLVEESPEIYWSARPVMKAVAPGCTYFQRVAGKGALFEPGAKVRMQDVGDGLSNTLSLVEAGPPVPWSKPADVPFDPAGPPLVLAGPFVDAVHVAMADCQVFRMKANANPEMVRKIITRDGAEVVDRALWAAPARPTTAADLALLVRRRAALERLYQLASYEADSRFELEQALRKAGQLPRLDPTTVETLDELDDLSEATNQKWSGDGAEVKRLQKALQKTDPEAAARLKQAHDKRMQERAKVVEEQRPK, encoded by the coding sequence ATGCCGGAACATCTCATCCGCCTGTTGTACGCCCGCGCCGCGCCCGGCAACGAAGTCACCGACGCCGAATTGCTCGCGCGCGTCGTTGGCGGCACCGACGGCGGGGCGTTCGAGCTGCTCGTGCGCCGGCACGCCGGGCTGGTCTGGCGGGTGTGTCGCGGGACGGCCCGCGACCACCACGCGGCCGAGGACGCATTCCAGGCCACGTTCTGGGCGCTGGCGCGGAACGCGGGAGCCGTGCGCGAGGGGGCGTCGGTGGCGGGGTGGCTCTGCCGGGTCGCGTACCGGGTGGCGCTCAAGGCCCGCTCCCGCGGCACGCTCGCCCCACTGACTTTCGACCCGCCCGGCCAGTACGCGGACCCGGCCGCCGCGGCCGACTCCGGGGAGGTCGCACCGATCTTGTACGCCGAATTGGACCGGCTGCCAGACAAGTATCGGGTGCCGGTCGTACTGTGCCACTTGCACGGCTTTACCCAGGTGGCGGCGGCCGGCCAACTCGGGGTGCCGGTCGGAACCGTTGCCACCCGCGTCCGCCGCGGGCTGGACCGCCTCCGCGCGGGACTCGCCCGCCGGGGGATCACCGCCCCGCTGGGTGTGGCCCTCACCGTCTCGATCGCCGACGCGGCCGCCCTGCCCGACCTCGTGTCCATGCTCTGTCGGGCCGGTCATCCGCCGGCCGACATCCTGACTCTCTCCGAAGGAGTCGTAGCCGCCATGAACCCCCTGAAATGGAAGCCGGCAGCCGCGGTACTCGGTGCCGTGGTGGCGATCGGGATCGGGATCGCGTTCGCCGCCGACCCGCGCCCGGCCGACGAGAAGCCAACGGCGGCCGACAAGCCCGCGGCCCGTCCTGCCGACGAACCCGCGGCGTTCGGCCCCGCCGATTACGCGGCGCGGCACGTCGCGCTTGCAAACCTGAAGAAAATCGGGCTTGCCCTGTTTGACTACCACGACGAACACGACGCGTTCCCGGACGACATCCGCGACAAGAACGGCCGCCCGCTCTTGAGTTGGCGCGTCGCGATCTTGCCGTACCTCGGGCAACACTTCCTCTACAAGCAATTCAAACTCGACGAGCCGTGGGACGGGCCTCACAACAAGAAACTCGTCGAAGAGAGTCCGGAGATTTACTGGTCGGCCCGGCCCGTGATGAAAGCGGTCGCCCCCGGCTGCACGTATTTTCAGCGAGTGGCCGGGAAAGGGGCGTTATTCGAGCCCGGGGCCAAAGTGCGTATGCAAGATGTCGGCGACGGGTTATCGAACACCTTGAGTTTGGTCGAGGCCGGCCCGCCGGTCCCGTGGTCCAAACCGGCGGACGTGCCGTTCGACCCGGCCGGCCCGCCGCTCGTGCTGGCTGGGCCGTTCGTGGACGCGGTTCACGTTGCGATGGCCGACTGCCAGGTGTTCCGGATGAAGGCGAACGCGAACCCCGAGATGGTCCGGAAGATCATCACCCGCGACGGCGCCGAGGTAGTGGACCGCGCCCTCTGGGCTGCCCCGGCCCGCCCAACAACTGCTGCCGATTTGGCCCTTCTGGTCCGGCGCCGCGCGGCCTTGGAGCGACTATACCAGCTCGCGAGTTACGAAGCCGATAGTCGGTTCGAGCTGGAACAGGCTTTGCGCAAAGCCGGCCAACTTCCCCGGCTCGACCCGACGACCGTCGAAACTCTGGACGAATTGGACGACCTGTCTGAGGCGACAAACCAGAAGTGGTCGGGGGACGGTGCCGAGGTCAAACGGCTTCAGAAGGCATTGCAGAAGACAGACCCTGAGGCCGCCGCACGCTTGAAGCAAGCCCACGACAAACGCATGCAGGAACGCGCGAAGGTGGTAGAAGAGCAACGGCCGAAGTGA
- a CDS encoding P-II family nitrogen regulator, translated as MKYLTIVVKPFRAEAVLRVIAEMGVDACAVREAKGYGRQKGYLDRYRGGEFSMAYLPKVEIAVWVDADRYEELRDRVARAARTGRIGDGKVFVVPVAEPGAIEF; from the coding sequence ATGAAATACCTCACCATCGTCGTCAAGCCGTTCCGCGCCGAGGCTGTCCTGCGGGTGATCGCGGAGATGGGCGTGGACGCCTGCGCCGTGCGAGAAGCGAAAGGGTACGGCCGACAAAAGGGCTACCTCGACCGCTACCGGGGCGGCGAGTTCAGCATGGCGTATCTGCCGAAGGTCGAAATCGCGGTTTGGGTCGACGCGGACCGGTACGAGGAGTTGAGGGACCGGGTCGCGAGGGCCGCCCGGACCGGCCGGATCGGGGACGGCAAAGTGTTCGTGGTCCCGGTCGCCGAGCCGGGGGCGATCGAGTTCTGA
- the pyrE gene encoding orotate phosphoribosyltransferase, with protein MTPDPRARLRELFLQRAVLFGDFTLASGKKSKYYINSKRVLFHAEAITLLGELLYDATKDLPVKAIGGLEVGAIPMAAAALVAYHRAGRPLEGFFVRKQAKGHGSKELVEGQVAAGDTVVVIDDVLTTGGSVVQAIDAVTAVGAKVARVVCICDRLQGAGKALAAYDYRPLFTIRDFGIEPEAS; from the coding sequence ATGACCCCCGATCCCCGCGCCCGCCTCCGCGAGTTGTTCCTCCAGCGGGCAGTGCTGTTCGGCGACTTCACCCTCGCGTCCGGGAAGAAGAGCAAGTATTACATCAACTCGAAGCGGGTGCTGTTTCACGCCGAAGCGATCACCCTGCTCGGCGAACTCCTGTACGACGCGACGAAGGACCTGCCGGTCAAAGCGATCGGCGGGTTGGAGGTCGGCGCGATCCCGATGGCGGCGGCCGCCCTCGTCGCGTACCACCGGGCGGGCCGGCCGCTCGAAGGGTTCTTCGTCCGCAAGCAGGCCAAGGGGCACGGCAGCAAGGAACTCGTCGAGGGGCAGGTCGCGGCCGGCGACACCGTGGTCGTGATCGACGACGTGCTGACGACCGGCGGGTCGGTCGTCCAGGCGATCGACGCGGTGACGGCTGTCGGGGCGAAGGTCGCCCGGGTCGTCTGCATCTGCGACCGCCTGCAAGGGGCGGGCAAGGCTCTGGCCGCATACGACTACCGCCCACTCTTCACCATCCGCGACTTCGGGATCGAGCCGGAGGCGTCATGA
- a CDS encoding CRTAC1 family protein yields MFTDVSALIARNVPAPRYGVAAFDRGADGGAAFFVAGFGAPNLVLVWLGGQLRDVTPPVLADPDRLAIGVAAGDVDGDGREELFVLNSDTFAGPKQFADRLFHVDPDGRWTDLFSRPGNKAARNLSAGRSVAAVDRRGTGRYGFAVANYGQPFRFYELAPNGHLTDLAPALGLDRTTGGRGLWAGPLVSDLTDLFCVNERGPNFLFKNRGDGRFEEVAGEFLLSDPDEHARGVTALDADGDGRLDLCWGNWEGPHRLMVRGVDGTFKDRATPAMALPGAVRTVIAADFDNDGYEELFFNNIGEPNRLFGQTTPAGPGHDAIRWRLLDPGPATEPEGLGTGAAVADIDGDGVLELLVAHGETTPQPLSLFKVPPNGNGWVRVKPLTRFGAPARGALVRLTAGGRTQVRVIDGGSGYLCQMEPVAHFGLGPVSHVDSVTITWPGGATRTLADVRPREVVVVPHPEA; encoded by the coding sequence ATGTTTACCGACGTGTCCGCCCTGATCGCGCGCAACGTGCCCGCCCCGCGGTACGGCGTGGCCGCGTTCGACAGGGGAGCGGACGGCGGGGCGGCGTTCTTCGTGGCCGGGTTCGGGGCGCCGAACCTCGTCCTTGTCTGGTTGGGCGGCCAACTTCGCGACGTGACTCCGCCGGTCTTGGCCGACCCGGACCGGCTGGCCATCGGGGTCGCGGCCGGGGACGTGGACGGCGACGGCCGCGAGGAACTGTTCGTCCTCAACTCGGACACGTTCGCCGGCCCGAAGCAGTTCGCCGACCGCTTGTTTCACGTCGATCCCGACGGCCGGTGGACCGACCTTTTCTCCCGTCCGGGGAATAAAGCCGCCAGGAATCTGTCCGCCGGTCGGTCGGTCGCCGCCGTCGACCGCCGGGGGACCGGGCGGTACGGGTTCGCGGTGGCCAACTACGGGCAGCCCTTCCGCTTCTACGAACTCGCCCCGAACGGGCACCTCACCGACCTCGCCCCGGCCCTCGGCCTCGACCGGACGACCGGCGGCCGCGGGTTGTGGGCCGGGCCACTCGTGTCCGACCTGACTGACCTGTTTTGCGTGAACGAACGCGGGCCGAATTTCCTCTTCAAGAACCGCGGCGACGGTCGCTTCGAAGAGGTCGCCGGGGAGTTCCTGCTGTCCGACCCGGACGAACACGCCCGCGGAGTGACCGCGCTGGACGCCGACGGCGACGGCCGCCTCGACCTCTGCTGGGGCAACTGGGAGGGGCCGCACCGGTTGATGGTCCGGGGCGTAGACGGCACGTTCAAAGATCGCGCGACCCCAGCCATGGCGCTCCCGGGCGCCGTCCGCACCGTGATCGCCGCGGACTTCGACAACGACGGGTACGAGGAGTTGTTCTTCAACAACATCGGCGAGCCGAACCGGTTATTCGGACAGACCACGCCCGCCGGCCCGGGACACGACGCGATCCGCTGGCGCCTGCTCGACCCCGGTCCGGCGACCGAGCCGGAAGGTCTGGGCACCGGGGCGGCGGTCGCCGACATCGACGGAGACGGGGTACTCGAATTACTCGTGGCACACGGAGAAACGACCCCGCAGCCCTTGAGCCTGTTCAAAGTCCCGCCGAACGGAAATGGGTGGGTCCGAGTAAAGCCGCTCACCCGGTTCGGCGCGCCGGCCCGTGGCGCGCTGGTCCGCCTGACCGCCGGCGGACGGACGCAGGTGCGGGTGATCGACGGCGGGAGCGGATATCTTTGCCAGATGGAGCCGGTCGCGCATTTCGGCCTCGGCCCCGTTTCTCACGTGGATTCCGTCACGATCACCTGGCCGGGCGGCGCGACGCGGACGCTCGCCGACGTCCGCCCGCGCGAGGTCGTCGTGGTCCCGCACCCGGAGGCGTAG
- a CDS encoding NAD(P)/FAD-dependent oxidoreductase, whose translation MSSNDDVVVIGGGVVGTACAYYLAKAGRRVTLLDRGRFGAACSHGNCGYVCPSHVLPLAAPGALWSTLKTMLRRNSPLKVRPGAVLSNLGWFLGFARKCNERDMLAAAVGIQALLNSSRALYDELLAAESIDCEWDTHGLLFVFHTKGAFDHYAEVDHLLRDKFHLPAERYDADGLLALEPALKPGAAAGGYLYKSDAQVRPDRLMTGWRAVLTRVGVTVRENCELTGFVREGSTAKAATTTQGDVPAADFVVATGAWTPLLNDHLGCRVPIVPGKGYSLTMPRPSVCPTYPMIFEEHRVAVSPFKSGYRIGSTMEFAGYDAVLNRARLGLLRDGAGVYLREPESEPVQEEWCGWRPMVYDGKPVIDRSPALSNVMIAAGHGMLGLSMAPGTGKLVTELLTGDKPHVDPTAYGLKRFG comes from the coding sequence ATGAGTTCGAATGACGACGTAGTTGTAATCGGCGGCGGGGTCGTCGGGACGGCGTGCGCGTACTACCTGGCGAAAGCCGGTCGCCGCGTCACGCTGCTCGACCGCGGCCGGTTCGGCGCCGCCTGTTCGCACGGGAACTGCGGGTACGTCTGCCCCAGCCATGTCCTCCCACTCGCGGCGCCCGGCGCGCTGTGGAGTACGCTGAAGACGATGCTCCGCCGTAACTCGCCGCTCAAGGTCCGGCCCGGCGCGGTGCTGTCCAACCTCGGCTGGTTTCTTGGCTTCGCGCGGAAGTGTAACGAGCGCGACATGCTCGCCGCCGCCGTCGGCATTCAGGCGTTGCTCAACTCGTCCCGTGCCCTGTACGACGAACTCCTCGCCGCCGAATCCATCGACTGCGAGTGGGACACGCACGGGCTCCTTTTCGTGTTTCACACGAAGGGCGCGTTCGACCACTACGCCGAAGTCGACCACCTCTTGCGCGACAAATTCCACCTGCCGGCTGAGCGATACGACGCCGACGGGCTGTTAGCCCTTGAGCCTGCGCTCAAGCCCGGGGCCGCGGCCGGCGGGTATCTGTACAAGTCGGACGCCCAGGTCCGCCCGGACCGGCTAATGACTGGCTGGCGAGCCGTCCTCACCCGGGTCGGCGTGACCGTCCGCGAGAATTGCGAGCTGACCGGCTTCGTCCGCGAAGGCAGCACGGCGAAGGCGGCAACAACGACTCAGGGCGACGTCCCGGCAGCCGATTTCGTCGTCGCGACCGGCGCGTGGACGCCGCTGCTCAACGACCACCTCGGCTGCCGTGTGCCGATCGTCCCGGGCAAGGGGTATTCGTTGACCATGCCCCGCCCCAGCGTCTGCCCGACATACCCGATGATCTTCGAGGAACACCGGGTCGCGGTCAGCCCGTTTAAAAGTGGCTACCGGATCGGGTCGACGATGGAGTTCGCCGGGTATGATGCCGTGCTGAACCGCGCTCGACTGGGTCTGCTCCGCGATGGGGCGGGCGTGTACCTCCGCGAGCCCGAGAGCGAGCCGGTTCAGGAAGAGTGGTGCGGGTGGCGGCCGATGGTGTACGACGGGAAGCCGGTGATCGACCGCAGCCCGGCATTAAGCAATGTCATGATCGCCGCGGGCCACGGGATGCTCGGCCTGTCGATGGCTCCGGGTACGGGCAAACTCGTGACCGAATTGCTCACCGGCGACAAGCCGCACGTCGATCCGACTGCCTATGGGCTCAAGCGATTCGGATAA
- a CDS encoding DUF1592 domain-containing protein: MNRLPLALLAVSIAFAARPAVAADAAPASFAKEIRPLLATYCAKCHNDDMQEGGVNYAPFTDDGAALARPKLWKRAKGRVSTGEMPPEGAKMPTAPEKEKLVQWMTFAAGYLDCDPARRDPGPAPLRRLTRTEYNNTINDLFGVPFDAGTAVGLPEDPVGEGHFDNLAVNLSLSPAVMDKYFAAADKVVERIFGSEWYANGARQRVFVVKPGDKLPERDAARQIVTNLARRAFRRPARAEDVARLLGFYDRAKAKGDSFEDAVRATLKPVLVSPQFLFRIEEDRPPAGKVAGVVIDDHELAVRLSYFLWSTMPDAELFKLADAGQLSTPAVLEKQVQRMLKDQRAKALTNGFAIQWLHVDKLTAARPTTEFFPTFNDQLKRAMRDEVIAFFEAIRTEDRSVLDLLDADYTFVNEPLAKHYGIAGVSGDKLRKVTLEPAHHRGGVLGMGAVLALTSHTFRTSPTQRGKYVLDVIFGTPPSPPPPNVGTIKDDKPAKGKKAPMTFKEQLAQHATQASCAGCHRKIDPLGFALDNYNAVGAWREGTPDNPLDTTGVLPSGEKVGGAADLKRVILSRKDDFAKNFTAKLLEYALGRELDAYDDCTVRDAHVAMQKNGYKLSALVTEIVTSVPFRQRRATK; encoded by the coding sequence ATGAATCGACTTCCTCTCGCTCTACTCGCCGTCTCGATTGCGTTCGCCGCACGTCCGGCGGTGGCCGCCGACGCGGCGCCCGCGTCGTTCGCCAAGGAGATTCGCCCGCTCCTGGCGACTTACTGCGCGAAGTGCCACAACGACGACATGCAGGAGGGCGGCGTGAACTATGCCCCCTTCACCGACGACGGCGCGGCCCTGGCCCGGCCGAAACTGTGGAAGCGGGCGAAGGGGCGGGTCTCGACCGGAGAAATGCCGCCCGAAGGGGCCAAGATGCCCACGGCCCCCGAGAAGGAAAAGCTGGTCCAGTGGATGACGTTCGCGGCCGGCTACCTCGACTGCGACCCGGCCCGCCGCGACCCGGGGCCGGCCCCGCTCCGGCGGCTCACACGGACCGAGTACAACAACACAATCAACGACCTCTTCGGCGTCCCGTTCGATGCTGGTACTGCCGTCGGGCTCCCGGAAGATCCCGTCGGCGAGGGGCACTTCGACAACCTCGCGGTCAACCTGTCGCTCTCCCCGGCCGTGATGGACAAGTATTTCGCGGCCGCGGATAAGGTGGTCGAGCGCATCTTCGGGTCCGAGTGGTACGCGAACGGCGCCCGGCAGCGCGTCTTTGTCGTCAAACCGGGCGACAAGTTGCCCGAGCGCGACGCGGCCAGGCAGATCGTCACCAACCTCGCCCGCCGGGCGTTCCGCCGCCCCGCCCGCGCGGAAGATGTCGCCCGCTTGCTCGGGTTCTACGACCGCGCGAAGGCGAAAGGCGACTCGTTCGAGGACGCCGTCCGTGCGACGCTCAAGCCGGTGCTGGTGTCGCCCCAGTTTCTGTTTCGCATTGAGGAGGATCGCCCGCCAGCCGGAAAGGTGGCTGGCGTTGTGATCGACGACCACGAACTGGCCGTCCGGCTGTCGTACTTCCTCTGGTCAACGATGCCGGACGCGGAACTGTTCAAACTCGCCGACGCGGGGCAACTCTCCACACCCGCGGTGCTGGAGAAACAGGTCCAGCGGATGCTGAAAGACCAACGGGCCAAGGCACTCACGAACGGCTTCGCGATCCAGTGGCTGCACGTCGACAAACTCACCGCGGCGCGGCCCACAACCGAGTTTTTCCCGACCTTCAACGACCAACTCAAGCGGGCCATGCGCGACGAGGTGATCGCCTTCTTCGAGGCGATCCGCACCGAAGACCGGAGCGTCCTCGACCTGCTCGATGCCGACTACACGTTCGTGAACGAGCCACTGGCCAAGCACTACGGCATCGCTGGCGTAAGCGGTGACAAGCTGCGCAAGGTCACGCTCGAACCGGCCCACCACCGCGGCGGCGTTCTCGGCATGGGGGCGGTCCTCGCGCTGACCTCGCACACATTCCGCACCAGCCCGACGCAGCGTGGCAAATACGTGCTGGACGTGATCTTCGGCACCCCGCCGTCGCCCCCGCCGCCGAACGTGGGCACGATCAAGGACGACAAGCCGGCCAAGGGAAAGAAGGCGCCTATGACCTTCAAGGAGCAACTCGCCCAGCACGCGACTCAGGCGAGCTGCGCCGGCTGCCACCGCAAGATCGACCCGCTCGGGTTCGCTCTCGACAATTACAACGCCGTCGGCGCCTGGCGGGAAGGGACGCCGGACAACCCGCTCGACACGACCGGCGTTCTCCCGTCCGGCGAAAAGGTCGGCGGGGCGGCCGATCTCAAGCGGGTGATCCTCTCCCGGAAGGATGACTTCGCCAAGAATTTCACGGCGAAACTCCTCGAATACGCGCTCGGCCGCGAACTCGACGCCTACGACGACTGCACCGTCCGGGATGCCCACGTCGCCATGCAAAAGAACGGGTACAAGCTCTCCGCCCTCGTGACCGAGATCGTGACCAGCGTCCCGTTCCGCCAGCGGCGGGCGACGAAGTAG